The following nucleotide sequence is from Cryptosporangium aurantiacum.
GTTCACGAAGGTGGCGATCCGGCCGGTCGGGTGACGATCTCGCAGGTGGTGGCGGCCGTTCCGGACGATGTGCTGGTCGGCGGGAACATCACCCAGCAGGTCGAGTACCTGGACGCGACCTACGCGATGATCCCGTGGATGCTGGCGCTGGTCGCGCTGGTGACGTTCGTCGTGCTGGCGCGGGCGTTCCGCTCGCTGCTCATCCCGATCAAGGCGATCGTGCTGAACCTGCTGTCGCTGGGTGCGGTCCTCGGCGCGATGGTCGTCCTGTGGCAGTGGGGCTGGGGCACCGAGGCTCTCCTCGGCATCCGACCGGACGGTTCGATCGGTTCGTTCGTCCCGGTGACGATCTTCGCGTTCCTCTACGGGCTGTCGATGGACTACGAGGTCTTCATCCTGTCCCGGATGCGGGAGGAGTACGACCGGACCGGCTCCACCGGGCGCGCCGTGATCAACGGCGTGGGACGCACCGGACGCCTGGTGACCGCGGCCGCGTTGATCCTGTTCTTCTCGTTCGCCTCGATGGCCATGGGCGGCGAGCTCGACGTGTCGGTGTTCGCCACCGGCCTCGCGCTCGGCATCCTGATCGACGCCACGCTGATCCGGTCGGTGCTGGTGCCGGCGACCGTGGCGATGATGGGCCGGTGGAACTGGTGGCTGCCGGCCTGGGCCGCCCGGATCCTCCGGGTGCCGCCGTCCCCGCTGGCCCCGGACCGGCCGTGAGCAAATCAGAGCGAATTCGCGCAATCCGGTTGCTGTAGCCGCCGGGGATGGGCCAGGCTGGCCCACCTCGGCGGGGCGCTGAGCCCGAGTGTTTGTCGGCGACCGGAGGTACGACGATGTCCTCGAGTCCTTTACGACGCAGCCGCGGGGTGGGCCGGCGGGCCGTGCTCACGCTTGCCGTGCTCGCCTCGGCGGTGCTCACGGGCGCCTTCGCGTCGGCCTCGCCGGCACAGGCGGACTCGTTCGCCGGCTGCATTTACCCGCGGGTCTGCTTCTACCGGACCACGAGCGACTACTTCGCCAGCAGGCCCTCGGCGGCCTACCAGGACAAGACGAACTACTTCCAGACCTTGGGCTCGCGGAGCCGGGGAGCCCTGGTCGTCTACAACACCCGCAACGACGACGTCGCGCTGCTCAAGTTCGGCGAGTTCGTGGCCTGCCTACCGACGAATCGTGGGTGGAGCCACGATCTCAACCCCATGGGCACCGTGACCGCGATCCGGATCATCGACGCGCCGACGTGTGCGGGGTACTACCAGCTGTAGGCCGGATCAGAACCTTGAGCGCGTCGCGCTGGTCCATCGCCCGGTAGCCTCGGATGTCTCCTCGATGCTGACCATGTGGTCGAAGACCTTGCCGGGCTCGACGGTCCCGTCGAGGACGGCCGGGAGCAGGGTCTCGAGGTAGGCGCGCACCCGGGCCGGTCCGCCGGTGAGCGTGATGTTGTGGCGGAAGAGGCTGCCGAACCCGACGGGGGCGTTCTCGTACTGGGGACGCCGACCCGGCTGATGATGCCGCCCGGCCGGACGACGCCGAGGGCTTGATCGTAGGCGGGGCGGTGGCCGACGGCTTCGATGACGACGTGGGTGCCCTCGCCGCCGGTCAGCTCGCGGCCCTGCTCGATGCCTTCCTCGCCGCGCTCGGCGACGACGTCGGTGGCGCCGAACTTCGCGGCCGAGGTCGGTGCGGGTCTTGTGCCTGCCCATGAGGATGATCCGCTCGGCGCCGAGTTGCTTGGCCGAGAGCACCGCGAGGAGACCGACCGCGCCGTCGGCGAACGGCACGCGGACTGCCTCGGCCTGCCCACCGCCGATGCCGCCGGCGGCCCAGAAACCGCCGTGGCGGCAGGAAGTGTGCAGGCCCTCGCGGTACCCCCTCGGCGCGGGCCCAGTCTTCGGGGGTACTGACAGACCCTCCCTCCTTCTCAAAGGCGGCCTAGCCTGGAGTTATGGGCCAGATCGACCACCGCGCCGAGATTCGCGAGTTCCTGTCTTCGCGGCGGGCGCGACTCACCCCCGAGCAGGCGGGGCTGCCTGCCTACGGCGGACACCGGCGCGTCAAGGGGCTCCGCCGGGAAGAGGTCGCGCTGCTCGCCGGGGTCTCCATCGACTACTACGTCCGCATGGAGCGCGGGAACCTCGCCGGTGCCTCCGAGAGCGTGCTCGATGCCATCGCCAGGGCACTGCAGCTCGACGACGCCGAGCGCGATCACCTCTTCGCGCTGGCCCGGGCGGCGGGCCCGGCATCGCGTCCCCGCCGCGCTACGCCGTCCGGCGTCCGCCCCGTCATCCAGCAGGTCCTCGATGCGATCGGCGACGCGCCCGCCTGGGTGCGCAACGGCCGCCACGACATCGTCGCGATGAATCGCCTCGCCCGAGCCCTCTACGCCCCCGTGCTCGCCGATCCACGCCGGCCGGCCAACACCGCACGGTTCGTCTACCTCGACCCGGCCGCCCGCGACTTTTTCGTCGACTGGGACCGCATCGCCAACGACGCCGCCGCGATGCTCCGGCTCGAAGCCGGCCAGAACCCGCACGACCGCGCGCTGATCGAACTGATCGGCGAGCTCTCCACCCAGAGCGAGGTCTTCCGCACGCGCTGGGCGTCCCACGACGTGCGGTACCACCGCAGTGGCCAGAAACGGCTCCGCCACCCGATCGTGGGGCAGCTCGACCTGGACTTCGAGTCGATGGAACTGCCGTCCGAACCCGGACTATGCCTGAACGTCTACACCGCCGCCGCCGGCACACCCGCGGCCGACGGCCTGAAGCTGCTCGCCAGCTGGGCCGCCACTCGAGACCTCACGATCGCAGAGGACGTTTGATGCACACCCTCACGCTCAACAACGGCGTTCCGATGCCGGCCCTCGGCCTGGGCGTCTTCCAGACTCCGCCGGACGAGACCCGCGCCGCGGTCACAGCGGCTCTGAGCACCGGCTACCGGCACATCGACACCGCCGCCGCGTACGGCAACGAACGCCAGGTCGGCGAGGCGATCCGCGAGTCCGGACTCCCCCGTCACGAGGTCTTCCTCGAGACCAAGATCTGGATCAGCGACTACGGCTACGACCAGACCCTGCACGGGTTCGAGAAGAGCGCTCGCAAACTCGGCGTCGACCAGATCGACCTGCTCATCCTCCACCAGGCCCTCCCGTCGGGCTTCGACAAGACCCGCGAGGCCTACCGCGCCCTCGAAACGCTGCTCGCCGACGGCAAGGTCCGCGCCATCGGCGTCAGCAACTTCATGGTCGACCACCTGGTGGCGCTGCTCGACGAAGCGAGCACGGTCCCGGCGGTCAATCAGATCGAGGTCCACCCGTACTTCGCCCAGCGCGAAGTGCAGAAGTTCGACGCCGAGCACGGCATCCTCACCCAGGCCTGGGCACCGATCGGCGGCATCACCTTCTACCGCGACAGCGGCCACACCAGCACCCTCGACGACCCGGTGATCGGCCGGATCGCCGCCGCGCACGGCAAGACGCCCGCGCAAGTCATGTTGCGCTGGGGGCTGCAGCAGGGCCGCTCGGTGATCCCGAAGTCCGTCCGCCCGGAGCGCATCGCCGAGAACTTCGCGGTGTTCGACTTCGAGCTCACCGACGCCGACCTCGCCGCGATCGACGCACTCGACACCGGAAAGCGCGGCGGACCGGAGCCGGCCGACGTCACGCTCGCGACCTTCGGGAGGCCGATCCCGGAGAACTGAGCGCCACGATCGGCGGGACGCGGGCCGGCGGCCCGCGTCCCGCCGGTCTGTCAGCTCCCGGCGAGCGCCTCGGCGAACTGACCCTGGAACGCGTCCTGGACGATCGTCGCGCCACCGGGCACGTCGGCCGGGCGATAGATGAAGCTGTACAGGCTGGGCGACCGGCCCAGCGTGAAGCCGTCGATCGGCACCAGCAGCCCACCAGTGTCGATCTTCTTCAGCCCGTTGAACGCGTCGAGCACGCCCTGCCGGGTCAGGTCACCCTTCTCGCAGGCCGCGTCGAGCACCTGCTTCATGACCTCCCCCATGCCGTAGCCGAAGATCACGCCGGCGCTGGCGCTCTTCTCCTTGGGGTAGGCCTTGGTGTACTGCTCGTAGAGATCGGGGTGAGCCTCGAAGGTGGACGTCTGCGCCGCCACGTAGAGGTGCGACTTCAGCCAGGGGGCGGTCGGCCCGGCGAGCAGCCCCGGCGCGAACACCGGCGCGCTGGAGACGATCGGCACGTCGAGGCCCTGGGCCTGGGACGCCGCCGCGACGGACGCGAGCTGGGGCGGCGCGACGGTCAGCGCGATCGCGTCGACGCCGCGGGCCTTGAACTGGCTGACCTGGGCGCTCATGTCCTGGTCAGTGGGCTTGATCTGGGCTTCGACGACCTGCAGCTTCTTCGCCTTGGCGACGTGGCGGGTGCCCTCCAGGCCGGTCTCGCCGTACTCGCCCTCGAAGTAGATGTGGCCGACCGTGTCACCCTCCTTCAGCATCTTCTGCCGGAAGAGGTAGTCGAGGCCGTTGGACATCTCGACGTCGTAGGTCGGGCCGAGCACCGCGGTGCCGGGGATGTCGGTGAGCACCTCACCCAGCGCGGACGGGAAGTTCACGATCTTGTCGGCCACGAAGTCCTTGGCCAGCGCCGCGTTGATCGGGGAGCCGATCGTCTGCTGCATGGCCAGGACGTCCGACTTCATCGAGCTGTAGAGCTGGACGCCCTGCTGGGGCACGTACTGGGTGTCCTGCACGTCGAGCTTCACCGTGTACTTGTCGCAGACCTTCGCGGTCTTCCAGTACAGCGAGTTGCCGTTGGTCATGTCCTTGCCGATCGAGGCGAAGACGCCGGTCAGGTCGGTGAGCACACCGAGCGTGATCGTGTCGCCCTCGACGCCGACGTCGGTGGCGACGTCCCCGGACCCTCCGTCCGAGCCGTTCTCGGCCTTACTGCTGCACCCGGTCACGATCATCGAGAGCGCGGCCGCGATCGCCGCTACCCGGATCAACGCTGGTGTTCTCATCAGGTGTGCCCCTTCGCACGTGAGCGGTACGGAATCGGAAGCGGCGGGCGAGTCCGGCCAGGCCCGCCGGCTGGAACAGGACGACCAGGACGATCGCGAGTCCGTAGAGGTAGCGAGCGGCCTCTCCGGCAGCCAGACCGTCCCCACCGGCGCCGGTGACCAGCGGCAGTTCGTCCGCATAACGCTGGAGAACCAGTGGCAGAGCGGTCACGAACGCAGCGCCGAGAACCGCGCCACCCAGCGACCCGAGGCCGCCCAGGATGACCATCGCGAGGTATTGGATGGAGACGAAGAGTCCGAAGGACTCGGGTGCGACGCTGCCGATCGACAGCGCGTACAGAACGCCGGAGAGCCCGGCGAAGGCGGAGCTGACCAGGAAGACCCCGGCCTTGTAACGCTGGACGTTGACGCCCATGACCGACGCGGCGATCTCGCTGTCGCGGACGGCCTGCAGCGCGGTGCCGGGGCGGCTGCGGACGAGGTTGCGGGCGAACAGAAAGGCGCCGAGGAGCAACGCGAGGCCGAGGTACCAGAGGCGTTCGGACTCAGCGAACGGGACGCCGAGCAGGACCACCCGCGGGGTGTCCGCGAACGGAAAGCCGAACAGCGAGAAGTCCGGCACCGAACGTCCGTTGAAGCCGCCGGTCACCGACGTCCAGCTGTTGAGGACGTGCTGGCCTCCGAACACCAGCGCCAGCGACGCGACACCGAGGTAGATGCCCCGGAGACGGGCGGCCAGCGGGCTGAACGCCAGCCCGGCGAGCCCGGCCAGGCCGACGGCGATGAGCATCGCGAGCGCCGGTGGCCAGCCGAGGCTGTCGGCGAAATACGTGTAGCCGATCGCGCCGACCGCCAGGAAGAACGAGTGCGCGAGCGACAGCTGACCGGTGGTCCCCAGCAGCAGGTTGAGCCCGAGCGCACCGATCGCGGCGCCGCAGATCGCGAAACCGGTCCGGAGCCAGAACTCGTCCACGTAGAACGGGAGGATCAGCAGCGCGATCGCCGGCAGGATCCAGCGCAGCCTAGACACGGGTCATCTCCCGGGTGCCGAACAGCCCCGACGGGCGGACCAGCAGGACGACGATCATCACCAGGTACGGCACCACCGCACCGAAGCCGCGGCCGAGGAAGAGCAGCTGGTCCTGGTAGCCGGCGGCGAGCGCCTCGGCGACACCGATCAGCAGTCCGCCGGCGAGCGCGCCGCCGGTCGAGTCCAGACCGCCGAGGACCGCGGCCGGGATCGCGCCGAGCGCGACCGTGTAGACGGCCGGGCTGACACCAGGCGTCGGCGAGCCGACCAGGAACAGTGCCGCCACCGCGGCGAGCAAACCGGCGACCAGCCAGGCGATCGCCGAGACCCGGCCCTGCCGGATGCCCATCAGCGCGGCGGTGTCGCCGTCCTCGGCCACCGCGCGCATCGCCACGCCCCAGCTGGAGTACTTGAACGCGGCGAAGAACCCACCGATCAGCAGCGCGGCCATGCCGATCGCCAGCGCACGGTTCGTGCTGATGCCGACGTCACCGAGCCGGACGACGTCCCCGCCCCAGGGGTGCGGGACGTTGAGGATGTCCGAGCCGATCCGTCGGACCAGGTCGGTGAGCAGCAGGATGTCGATGCCGATCGTGACCACGGCGAGGCTGATGTCGGAGGATCCCCGCAGGCGGGCGAGCACGAGCCGCTCGATGAGCCATGCCGCCGCGGCGGTGAGCGCCACCCCGGCGAGAGCGCCCGCCCAGAACCCGAGTGGCTCTGAGAGCCGGACCACCGCGTAGGCGCCGAGCAGCAGGAACGATCCGTGGGCGAAGTTCACCACGCCGCTCGACTTGAAGATGATCACGAAGCCCAGCGCGATCAGCGCGTACATGGCGCCGAGCGAGACGCCGTTCAGCAGTAGCGAGAGGAACTGCGTCATGTCGCCCCCAGGTAGGCCCGGATCACGTCCGGGTCGGACTGCACTTCGTCCGGGGTGCCATCGGCGATCCGACGGCCGAAGTCGAGCACGGTGACTCGGTCAGCCAGTGCCATGACCATCCCCATGTCGTGCTCGACCAGCACGATCGTGATGTCCAGCGCCGCGCGGATGGATCGGACCGTGTCGGCCATCCGGCGGGTCTCGTCGGCGTTCATGCCGGCCACCGGCTCGTCGAGCAGCAGCAGACGCGGCTCGGCGCAGAGCGCCCGGGCGGCCTCGACCCGCTTCTGCACGCCGTAGGGCAGCACCCCGACCGGTGTGGTGAGCACGTCGCCCAGCTCCAGGAACTCGGCGATCTCGGCGACCCGGGCCGCGTGCTTGCGGCGCTCCCGGCCTTCGCGGGGCAGGCCGAGACCACCGGCGAGGAACCCCGTCCGGGTGAGGTGGTGCCGGCCGAGCATCAGGTTCTGCGCCACGGTCTGGTGCGCCGAGAGCGCGATGTTCTGGAACGTCCGGGCGACGCCTGCGCCGGCGACCTGGAAGGGGCGCATGCGGTCCAGGCGCACCTCGCCGAACCGCACTTGCCCGGCGGCCGCGCGGTAGACCCCGGACAACACGTTGAACAGCGTGGACTTGCCCGCGCCGTTCGGGCCGATGACCGCGTGGATGGTGCCGGGCTCGACCGTGAACGAGACCTCCGACAGCGCGGCGACCGCGCCGAACCGCACGCTGACGTCGTCGACCTCGAGGCGGTCGATCATTCCGACCACCGGGAGAGGACCGGACGTTCCTCGGTGCTCTCCGGCCGGACGCCGAGGTAGAGCCGTTTGACGTCGTCGTTGCGGGACAGTTCGTCGGCGCTACCCGACAGCGACACGGTCCCGACGTCCAGGACGAACGCTTCCGACGCCACGCGCAGCGCCATCGTCGCGTTCTGTTCGATCAGCAGGACCGACGTGCCCTGCCGGTTGATCTCGGTGATGACCTCTCCGATCTGTCCGATGACCTTCGGTGCCAGGCCCAGCGATGGTTCGTCGAGCAGCAGCAGCCGCGGTCCGGCCATCAGCGCGCGGCCGATCGCGAGCATCTGCTGCTCGCCGCCCGACAGCAGTCCGCCCCGTTGCGTCCGCCGCTGGGCGAGGATGGGAAACAGCTCGTGGACGCGCTCGCGGGCGGCGGCGCGGGCGGCCCGGCTGGGGTTGCCCAGCCCGCCGGCGCGAAGGTTCTCCTCGACGGTCAGCCGGCCGAAGATCTTCCGTCCCTCCGGGACGTGCGCAACTCCCCTGCGGACGATGGCCGCGGGGTCGAGCCTGCTCAGGTCGGCGTCGTCGAGGCGGACGGTGCCGCGGTCGATTCGCCCGCCGCGGCTGCGCAGCGCGCCTGAGACGGCTCGCAACAGCGTGCTCTTCCCCGCGCCGTTGCTGCCCAGCACCGCCGCGATGGCGCCGTCGGGCACCGCGAGCGAGATCCCACGGAGTGCCCGCACCGCCCCGCCATAGGAGACATGGAGGTCGTCAACGGTCAGTGCCACGGAAACCTCCTGAGTGCGGGGTGGCGACAGTGTGTGCGCGGGTATCGCTCGTCGCTCGTCGCATGGACCGTGATGGGTATCGACAGCACCCTGTGTTCTCCAGCTCGGTGTGCGGAGTGCACACCTGTCGCTCCGCCGGACAGGCGAATCGCTGTCGCGCCGATCGGC
It contains:
- a CDS encoding helix-turn-helix transcriptional regulator; translated protein: MGQIDHRAEIREFLSSRRARLTPEQAGLPAYGGHRRVKGLRREEVALLAGVSIDYYVRMERGNLAGASESVLDAIARALQLDDAERDHLFALARAAGPASRPRRATPSGVRPVIQQVLDAIGDAPAWVRNGRHDIVAMNRLARALYAPVLADPRRPANTARFVYLDPAARDFFVDWDRIANDAAAMLRLEAGQNPHDRALIELIGELSTQSEVFRTRWASHDVRYHRSGQKRLRHPIVGQLDLDFESMELPSEPGLCLNVYTAAAGTPAADGLKLLASWAATRDLTIAEDV
- a CDS encoding aldo/keto reductase: MHTLTLNNGVPMPALGLGVFQTPPDETRAAVTAALSTGYRHIDTAAAYGNERQVGEAIRESGLPRHEVFLETKIWISDYGYDQTLHGFEKSARKLGVDQIDLLILHQALPSGFDKTREAYRALETLLADGKVRAIGVSNFMVDHLVALLDEASTVPAVNQIEVHPYFAQREVQKFDAEHGILTQAWAPIGGITFYRDSGHTSTLDDPVIGRIAAAHGKTPAQVMLRWGLQQGRSVIPKSVRPERIAENFAVFDFELTDADLAAIDALDTGKRGGPEPADVTLATFGRPIPEN
- a CDS encoding ABC transporter substrate-binding protein; translated protein: MRTPALIRVAAIAAALSMIVTGCSSKAENGSDGGSGDVATDVGVEGDTITLGVLTDLTGVFASIGKDMTNGNSLYWKTAKVCDKYTVKLDVQDTQYVPQQGVQLYSSMKSDVLAMQQTIGSPINAALAKDFVADKIVNFPSALGEVLTDIPGTAVLGPTYDVEMSNGLDYLFRQKMLKEGDTVGHIYFEGEYGETGLEGTRHVAKAKKLQVVEAQIKPTDQDMSAQVSQFKARGVDAIALTVAPPQLASVAAASQAQGLDVPIVSSAPVFAPGLLAGPTAPWLKSHLYVAAQTSTFEAHPDLYEQYTKAYPKEKSASAGVIFGYGMGEVMKQVLDAACEKGDLTRQGVLDAFNGLKKIDTGGLLVPIDGFTLGRSPSLYSFIYRPADVPGGATIVQDAFQGQFAEALAGS
- a CDS encoding branched-chain amino acid ABC transporter permease; this translates as MSRLRWILPAIALLILPFYVDEFWLRTGFAICGAAIGALGLNLLLGTTGQLSLAHSFFLAVGAIGYTYFADSLGWPPALAMLIAVGLAGLAGLAFSPLAARLRGIYLGVASLALVFGGQHVLNSWTSVTGGFNGRSVPDFSLFGFPFADTPRVVLLGVPFAESERLWYLGLALLLGAFLFARNLVRSRPGTALQAVRDSEIAASVMGVNVQRYKAGVFLVSSAFAGLSGVLYALSIGSVAPESFGLFVSIQYLAMVILGGLGSLGGAVLGAAFVTALPLVLQRYADELPLVTGAGGDGLAAGEAARYLYGLAIVLVVLFQPAGLAGLARRFRFRTAHVRRGTPDENTSVDPGSGDRGRALDDRDRVQQ
- a CDS encoding branched-chain amino acid ABC transporter permease; the protein is MTQFLSLLLNGVSLGAMYALIALGFVIIFKSSGVVNFAHGSFLLLGAYAVVRLSEPLGFWAGALAGVALTAAAAWLIERLVLARLRGSSDISLAVVTIGIDILLLTDLVRRIGSDILNVPHPWGGDVVRLGDVGISTNRALAIGMAALLIGGFFAAFKYSSWGVAMRAVAEDGDTAALMGIRQGRVSAIAWLVAGLLAAVAALFLVGSPTPGVSPAVYTVALGAIPAAVLGGLDSTGGALAGGLLIGVAEALAAGYQDQLLFLGRGFGAVVPYLVMIVVLLVRPSGLFGTREMTRV
- a CDS encoding ABC transporter ATP-binding protein, yielding MIDRLEVDDVSVRFGAVAALSEVSFTVEPGTIHAVIGPNGAGKSTLFNVLSGVYRAAAGQVRFGEVRLDRMRPFQVAGAGVARTFQNIALSAHQTVAQNLMLGRHHLTRTGFLAGGLGLPREGRERRKHAARVAEIAEFLELGDVLTTPVGVLPYGVQKRVEAARALCAEPRLLLLDEPVAGMNADETRRMADTVRSIRAALDITIVLVEHDMGMVMALADRVTVLDFGRRIADGTPDEVQSDPDVIRAYLGAT
- a CDS encoding ABC transporter ATP-binding protein gives rise to the protein MALTVDDLHVSYGGAVRALRGISLAVPDGAIAAVLGSNGAGKSTLLRAVSGALRSRGGRIDRGTVRLDDADLSRLDPAAIVRRGVAHVPEGRKIFGRLTVEENLRAGGLGNPSRAARAAARERVHELFPILAQRRTQRGGLLSGGEQQMLAIGRALMAGPRLLLLDEPSLGLAPKVIGQIGEVITEINRQGTSVLLIEQNATMALRVASEAFVLDVGTVSLSGSADELSRNDDVKRLYLGVRPESTEERPVLSRWSE